From the Prunus dulcis chromosome 4, ALMONDv2, whole genome shotgun sequence genome, one window contains:
- the LOC117625352 gene encoding L-type lectin-domain containing receptor kinase IX.1-like has protein sequence MVIDMALQSLNLLLSLLFFLFSPLATPLTFNFPSFSNATTNISLEGVADIDSNLIRLTKNPEENGNVGRATYREPFLLRENATGKLADFTTTFAFIIDSGHADGMVFFVAPNGSLSNSAVGGGSKLGLPVEDLPGDISRTQYPFVAVEFDIFKNTAPTIKDPDGDHVGIDVNSLKSKITMPWNGGIEEGKQNSARISYNSSSKNLSVAFTSFQNGTNGTQVEVINYLYYMVDLKQYLPDWVIVGFSAATGNEVAVHKIVSWNFTSTALVDEPKSGNANPNIGLPVGLGVGGCLILVAGLGLVWLIFWKKGKAAGEHDENPFANSFIHEELEKGTGPRKFSYRELARATKNFEEGEKLGEGGFGGVYKGFIKDLNSHVAVKRISGGSKQGLKEYASEVRIISRLRHRNLVQLIGWCHEKKELMLVYEFMPNGSLDSHLFKEKGLLTWQIRYSIAQGLASGLFYLHEEWEQCVLHRDIKSSNIMLDSNFNVKLGDFGLARLVDHGKQSQTTNVAGTRGYMALEYVTTGKASMKSDIYSFGVVALEIACGRKPIDLSLESSQIEMVEWVWELYGEGTLIQAADPKLCGHFDEKQMECLMIVGLWCAHPDYKFRPSIQQAIQVLNFEVPLPILPSKMPVATYFAPPTSLSMVTTDTTSSEVK, from the exons ATGGTCATTG ATATGGCACTCCAATCACTAAACCTTCTTCTATCCCTCCTCTTCTTTCTGTTCAGCCCTCTTGCAACTCCTTTAACCTTCAATTTCCCAAGCTTTTCCAATGCCACCACCAACATATCCCTCGAGGGTGTTGCTGATATTGATAGCAACCTCATCAGACTCACAAAAAACCCCGAAGAAAATGGGAACGTCGGTCGAGCCACCTATCGTGAGCCCTTCCTCCTCCGGGAAAATGCCACTGGAAAACTAGCTGATTTTACCACAACTTTCGCATTCATAATAGATTCAGGCCACGCAGATGGGATGGTGTTCTTTGTTGCGCCAAACGGATCCTTATCCAACAGCGCAGTAGGAGGTGGTAGCAAGCTCGGCCTCCCTGTCGAAGACCTCCCCGGAGACATCTCAAGGACTCAGTATCCATTTGTGGCAGTGGAGTTTGATATCTTCAAGAATACAGCGCCAACCATTAAGGATCCTGACGGCGATCATGTTGGTATCGACGTCAACTCTCTCAAGTCTAAAATTACCATGCCTTGGAATGGTGGTATTGaggaaggaaaacaaaacagtGCTCGGATTAGTTATAACTCTAGCTCAAAAAATCTTAGTGTTGCCTTCACAAGTTTCCAAAATGGTACAAATGGTACCCAAGTTGAGGTAATCAATTATCTTTATTACATGGTTGATCTGAAACAATACTTGCCGGATTGGGTCATCGTTGGGTTCTCTGCTGCAACAGGTAATGAGGTTGCTGTGCATAAGATTGTCTCATGGAATTTTACTTCAACTGCTCTGGTTGATGAACCCAAGTCAGGAAATGCGAATCCCAATATAGGACTCCCAGTTGGTTTGGGTGTTGGTGGGTGCCTAATCTTGGTTGCtgggttgggtttggtttggcTCATTTTTTGGAAGAAGGGGAAAGCAGCGGGGGAACATGATGAGAATCCTTTCGCTAATAGCTTTATTCATGAGGAACTTGAAAAGGGCACCGGCCCAAGGAAGTTTTCCTACCGCGAGTTGGCTCGAGCAacaaaaaattttgaagagggagagaagCTTGGAGAGGGAGGATTTGGAGGCGTGTATAAAGGCTTCATAAAAGACTTAAACTCACATGTTGCTGTTAAGAGGATATCCGGCGGATCTAAACAAGGATTGAAAGAGTATGCATCAGAAGTGAGGATCATTAGTAGACTAAGGCATCGGAATTTGGTGCAACTCATTGGTTGGTGccatgaaaaaaaagaactcaTGCTTGTCTATGAGTTCATGCCCAATGGCAGTTTAGATTCTCatcttttcaaagaaaaaggctTGTTAACTTGGCAGATAAGATACAGTATTGCTCAAGGTTTGGCATCTGGGTTATTTTATCTACATGAAGAATGGGAACAGTGTGTGCTCCACAGGGATATCAAGTCCAGTAACATTAtgttggattcaaatttcaatgTGAAACTTGGGGATTTTGGGTTAGCTCGACTTGTGGACCATGGAAAACAGTCACAAACAACAAATGTGGCTGGAACCAGGGGTTATATGGCTCTGGAATACGTTACCACAGGAAAGGCTAGCATGAAATCCGATATCTACAGCTTTGGAGTTGTTGCTTTGGAAATTGCTTGCGGGAGGAAACCCATCGATCTCAGTTTAGAAAGTAGCCAAATCGAAATGGTGGAGTGGGTGTGGGAGCTTTATGGAGAAGGCACGCTTATTCAAGCAGCCGATCCAAAACTTTGTGGACATTTTGATGAGAAACAAATGGAGTGCTTGATGATTGTTGGGTTGTGGTGTGCTCATCCGGATTATAAATTCAGACCTTCAATACAACAAGCGATCCAAGTGCTTAACTTTGAGGTTCCATTGCCCATTCTCCCATCCAAGATGCCCGTGGCCACTTATTTTGCTCCTCCAACATCACTCTCAATGGTGACCACCGACACTACTAGTTCTGAGGTCAAATAG